Below is a genomic region from Actinoallomurus bryophytorum.
GGATGCCGGCCGCGCCGTAGTAGACGTTGCACGGGTCGGTGGTGGCGCCGAACAGGTCGGCGGGCCACCAGCGCTCGGTCCCGGGCTCCGCCTCGCGGTCCGGATCCGTGCCGAGGCCACCGGAGGCGATCAGGTGGGTGAGGCCGTCGTCGAGCAGGCGCCCGGTGTCGTCGTGCGTCCTCGCCGGAAGGCTCGTCCCCCCGTGGAGCGCCTCCCGTACCGCGTCGAGAGGCGGACGACGGCCGGGATCTTCGTGGACCAGCCCGAGGATCAGCGGCCCGAGCTCGGCCGCCGTGGGGTTGTCGCGTGCGGCGCGCTCCAGCCAGCCGGCGACGCGGGACCGCGCGTCACGCTCGTCGTCGGCGGCGAGCAGGGGTTCGGCCCCCGTCGCCAGGGCGAACAGGATCGCGCCGAGGCTGTGAAGGTCGGCGGCCGGACTCGTACGGCGTCCGGTCCACTGCTCCGGCGCGGCGTAGCCGGGCGAACCACCGGGGACGGCGTCCTGGCCCGGTACGCCCGCCAGCTCCAGGTCGATCAGGCGCAGGCCGCCGTCCGGGAGCACCAGGACGTTGGCGGGGGTCAGGTCGCGGATGACGACGCCCTCGCGGTGGACGGCGGCCACGAGGTCGGCGAGCCGTACCGCGGTCCGCCGTACCTCCTCGGGATCGGGCCGTCCGGCCCGTCCCCGGTGGAGCCGCTGCAGGTGGACGGCGAGCGACACGCCCTCGATGGCCTCCACCACGAGGAAGGTGTGCTCGGGGAGTTCGAGCAGGGCGTGGACGCGGGGCACGACGCCGGTCGGGGCGAGCCGATCCAGAACGCGGGCCTCGTTGCGCAGGAGGTCACGTACGTCCCCGCCGTCGGGGCGTACCTCGACGTACCGCCGGCCCTGCTTGACCACGACCTCCTCACCGGTCCGCTGGTCCGTGGCGCGGTAGACGCCGCCCTTGTTCGCGTGCCGGATCGCGCCGCGCAGCAGGAACCGGTCACCGACCAGCACGCCGCGCGGAGCGCCCGGCGCGCCCTGCGGGGGCTCGGGGAAGGGGTTGGCGGGCGCCCAGGACGGCGGATCGAACCAGGCCGCGCGGCGGTCGGCGACACACGTGCCGTCGGGCGCCGTCACCACCGGCTCGTAGACGCCGTTGGCGGCCAGCCGCAGCCTGCGTACGAAGCCGCCGAAGCGAAAGTGCACCAGGCTCCCGGTGCGAAAGGGGCGGTCGGACAGGATGCGCGGTCCCGGCAGGCCCTCGGTCGCCTCGTCCAGGGCGCCGGCCAGCTCCGGCAGGCCGTCGTCGTCCGGCGGGTAGACGGTGAGGAACTTGCCGGCCGCGCCCCGGTCGAAGTGCCGTCCGTTCAGCCGGGCGACCTCCCCCGGCGACGCGGCGAACTTGAACGGGCAGCCGGCCGCCACGAGCA
It encodes:
- the lanL gene encoding class IV lanthionine synthetase LanL, with product MPQPRRREPSSKDDPTPFFQVVAAHLRSGWRIDRAGTWTRVAPSGSGLRAQGWKIHLSAVPSSAQQVLERATPVLVAAGCPFKFAASPGEVARLNGRHFDRGAAGKFLTVYPPDDDGLPELAGALDEATEGLPGPRILSDRPFRTGSLVHFRFGGFVRRLRLAANGVYEPVVTAPDGTCVADRRAAWFDPPSWAPANPFPEPPQGAPGAPRGVLVGDRFLLRGAIRHANKGGVYRATDQRTGEEVVVKQGRRYVEVRPDGGDVRDLLRNEARVLDRLAPTGVVPRVHALLELPEHTFLVVEAIEGVSLAVHLQRLHRGRAGRPDPEEVRRTAVRLADLVAAVHREGVVIRDLTPANVLVLPDGGLRLIDLELAGVPGQDAVPGGSPGYAAPEQWTGRRTSPAADLHSLGAILFALATGAEPLLAADDERDARSRVAGWLERAARDNPTAAELGPLILGLVHEDPGRRPPLDAVREALHGGTSLPARTHDDTGRLLDDGLTHLIASGGLGTDPDREAEPGTERWWPADLFGATTDPCNVYYGAAGILGVLAAAHGYRPGPELSAATIRAAGWLERHAAREPEVLPGLHFGRSGTYWALLEAGIALGDEDLVARTADAAERLPVAGPVPDVSHGIAGSGLTALRFWRHTGRESFLRQAGECADALLGAAVRGDEGVAWPVPPYPPHLPDGATHHGFAHGTAGIAAFLLDAAIVTGRADCLAAARLAGRTLHAATLWGDGGTARWSAGPADQVPLTGWCSGAAGVGGFLLRLWRVTGEADLLAAARGAAAAVRHDVWQSRPVHCHGTAGSIEYLMDVAEATGEERHATWAREAVSAMAARAVVRDGLLLTPDHSGVEVFPGWGVGTAGAVAALLRLNGVPLRLFMPPLPGAVAGPPERAAPCRTDRVHPPERKSP